A portion of the Wolbachia endosymbiont of Oedothorax gibbosus genome contains these proteins:
- the secA gene encoding preprotein translocase subunit SecA: MLDSPLILTAILIFFIFTLSFFFIRKIFGSTNKKIIKSFRKIAQQINALESDMQSLSDEELAGKTQGFKQELKNGKTLNDLLVPAFAVVREASRRFLGMRHFDVQLIGGMVLHNGMISEMKTGEGKTLVATLAAYLNSLEGKGVHVVTVNDYLVKRDTEWMSKLYNSLGVSVAFITNNLTDEERKEAYSADIVYSTNNELAFDYLRDNMKFSQEDMVQRGFHYGIVDEVDSILIDEARTPLIISGPVEENNQIYKHINKIVTKLVDSDYEVDEKGRAVFLTEDGISRVEELLKSYNLIPENSSLYDTNNMIMTHYIDQALRAHKLFTADKDYIAKDGKVVIIDEFTGRMMEGRRYSDGLHQALEAKENLEIQHENQTLASVTFQNYFRMYNKLSGMTGTAATEAEEFRDIYRLNVVKIPTNVPVKRVDIDDEIYGTEKEKFNAVLKFIEECHKRLQPVLVGTVSIENSEKLSALLQSHSLKHSVLNARYHEQEAYIIAQAGVPGNITIATNMAGRGTDIQLGGNAEMIAKVELKKIKNDDEREKKYQEIVERVKKDKEIAIKAGGLCVVGTERHESRRIDDQLRGRSGRQGDPGLSKFFLSLEDDLMRIFGSDRMRSFLQKVGLKNNEAIHHPWINKALEKAQKKVEARNYDVRKSLLKFDDVINNQRKVIFKQRNNILGNKINDLLEVYSEVNESIVEGIIQSGYYEDYIEDIIKEFHTRYGITLDKEDLAKFLNKQEALDYINGKIQEFFAEKEKYFNSQQTTDLWNTIVKQMMIMTLDHLWREHLSTLESLRQSISLRAMGQKDPLNEFKREAFLMFESMLEKWKELTIHRLAHFKLVDNQEIGNRLHSARNSRLPKVSRNDKCPCNSGKKYKHCHGAVTVVN; the protein is encoded by the coding sequence ATGCTAGATTCTCCGCTAATTTTGACAGCCATTCTTATATTTTTTATTTTTACGTTGTCATTCTTTTTTATAAGAAAGATATTTGGGTCAACAAACAAGAAGATAATAAAATCCTTTAGGAAAATTGCTCAGCAAATAAATGCATTGGAATCTGATATGCAGAGTTTATCTGATGAGGAGCTTGCTGGTAAAACTCAAGGATTCAAACAAGAATTGAAAAATGGAAAAACGTTAAATGATCTTCTCGTACCCGCATTTGCAGTTGTGCGTGAAGCATCGCGAAGATTTCTTGGTATGAGGCACTTTGATGTTCAGCTAATTGGTGGAATGGTGCTCCACAATGGCATGATATCAGAAATGAAAACAGGAGAGGGAAAGACACTCGTTGCAACTTTAGCAGCATATCTAAATTCCTTAGAAGGGAAAGGCGTGCACGTCGTAACTGTTAACGACTACCTTGTAAAACGAGACACAGAATGGATGAGCAAATTATATAATTCTCTTGGAGTTTCTGTTGCGTTTATTACGAATAACTTGACAGATGAAGAGAGAAAAGAGGCTTACAGTGCAGATATCGTTTATTCCACAAATAACGAGCTCGCCTTTGATTACCTGCGAGACAATATGAAATTTTCTCAAGAAGATATGGTTCAGAGAGGCTTTCACTACGGAATAGTTGATGAAGTGGACTCAATACTCATTGATGAAGCTCGCACTCCGCTGATTATTTCTGGCCCAGTTGAGGAAAACAATCAGATATATAAGCATATCAATAAAATAGTGACCAAATTAGTTGACTCCGATTATGAGGTGGATGAGAAGGGTAGGGCAGTGTTCCTTACTGAAGATGGTATTTCACGAGTGGAAGAACTACTGAAGTCATATAATCTCATTCCTGAAAATTCTTCGCTTTATGATACCAATAATATGATAATGACTCACTACATAGACCAAGCATTGCGTGCACATAAGCTGTTCACTGCTGACAAAGATTATATAGCAAAGGATGGCAAGGTAGTGATTATTGATGAGTTTACTGGGCGTATGATGGAGGGCAGGAGATATTCCGATGGTCTTCATCAGGCACTTGAAGCGAAGGAAAATCTTGAAATTCAGCATGAGAACCAAACTTTAGCTTCAGTCACATTTCAGAATTACTTTCGTATGTACAATAAACTTTCTGGAATGACTGGAACAGCAGCAACAGAGGCAGAAGAGTTTCGCGATATATACAGACTAAATGTAGTAAAAATTCCAACCAATGTACCTGTAAAAAGAGTTGATATTGATGATGAAATTTACGGTACAGAAAAGGAAAAATTTAATGCTGTGTTGAAGTTTATAGAAGAATGCCACAAACGCCTTCAACCGGTCCTTGTTGGCACGGTAAGCATCGAAAACTCTGAGAAGCTTTCTGCGCTTTTGCAAAGTCATTCTCTTAAGCATTCAGTACTAAATGCTCGTTATCATGAACAAGAGGCGTACATAATAGCACAAGCTGGGGTGCCAGGCAATATCACCATAGCAACTAACATGGCAGGACGTGGAACTGATATTCAGCTTGGTGGAAACGCTGAAATGATTGCAAAGGTAGAGCTAAAGAAGATAAAAAATGATGATGAAAGAGAAAAAAAATATCAAGAAATAGTCGAAAGAGTAAAAAAAGATAAGGAAATTGCTATAAAAGCTGGTGGTTTATGTGTGGTTGGAACCGAAAGACATGAAAGTAGGAGGATAGATGATCAATTACGTGGCCGTTCTGGCCGTCAGGGTGATCCTGGGCTTTCTAAGTTCTTTTTATCGCTTGAAGATGACCTAATGAGAATATTTGGCTCTGATAGAATGAGAAGCTTTTTACAAAAAGTAGGGTTAAAGAACAACGAGGCTATTCATCATCCATGGATTAATAAAGCACTTGAGAAGGCACAAAAGAAAGTTGAAGCTAGAAACTATGATGTGCGAAAATCTTTGCTTAAGTTTGATGACGTAATCAATAACCAACGTAAAGTTATTTTTAAGCAGAGAAACAATATCTTAGGCAATAAAATTAATGATTTACTTGAAGTATATAGCGAAGTAAATGAGAGCATAGTAGAAGGTATAATCCAAAGTGGCTATTATGAGGATTATATTGAAGATATAATCAAAGAATTCCATACAAGGTATGGAATAACGCTTGATAAAGAAGATTTAGCAAAGTTTTTGAACAAACAAGAAGCTTTGGATTATATAAATGGTAAGATACAGGAATTCTTTGCTGAAAAAGAAAAATATTTCAATAGTCAGCAAACTACAGATTTGTGGAATACGATAGTGAAGCAAATGATGATAATGACACTTGATCATTTATGGAGGGAGCACCTTTCAACTTTAGAAAGCTTAAGACAAAGCATAAGCTTACGTGCTATGGGGCAGAAAGACCCACTGAATGAATTTAAACGCGAAGCTTTCTTAATGTTTGAGTCAATGCTTGAAAAGTGGAAAGAACTTACCATTCACCGCTTAGCACACTTTAAGTTGGTAGATAACCAAGAAATAGGCAATAGGTTACACTCTGCTAGAAATAGCAGACTTCCCAAAGTCTCAAGAAACGACAAATGTCCTTGCAACTCCGGAAAGAAATACAAACACTGCCACGGCGCGGTTACTGTGGTGAATTAG
- the odhB gene encoding 2-oxoglutarate dehydrogenase complex dihydrolipoyllysine-residue succinyltransferase codes for MSKIIEIRAPKTLGGESVTEGIVKIKKNIGEAVKVDDLIFEIETDKTALELTAEASGQITEFLVKEDDVISPDQLLAKLSVGEVKEEAKKEDKTAKKDAPSARKIMEENAINAENVKGTGMGDRITKADVIGHMNKAEQPTIKQYELPRNTASGERKEERVKMSKIRQVIAARLKASQNTAAILTTFNEIDMKNVMDLRAKYKDAFEKKYGIKLGFMSFFIKAAVQALKEIPEINAEISGDEIIYKHYYDIGVAVGTDKGLVVPVIRSADQMSFAEIELTLVALGKKAREGKLQVSEMEGATFTISNGGVYGSLLSTPIINPPQSGILGMHSIQNRPVAVGNSIEIRPMMYIALSYDHRIVDGKGAVTFLVKIKNYIEDPNRLVLEV; via the coding sequence ATGAGCAAAATTATAGAAATCAGAGCGCCAAAAACTCTAGGTGGTGAGTCAGTTACGGAAGGTATAGTAAAAATAAAGAAAAATATTGGTGAAGCAGTAAAAGTAGATGACTTAATCTTTGAAATTGAAACTGATAAAACAGCACTCGAATTAACTGCAGAAGCTTCAGGGCAAATAACTGAATTTCTTGTAAAGGAAGATGATGTGATAAGTCCTGATCAATTGTTAGCGAAGCTTTCCGTGGGGGAAGTAAAAGAGGAAGCAAAAAAAGAAGATAAAACTGCCAAAAAAGATGCTCCATCAGCTCGCAAAATTATGGAAGAAAATGCAATTAATGCAGAAAATGTCAAAGGAACTGGCATGGGAGATAGAATAACAAAAGCAGATGTAATAGGTCATATGAACAAAGCAGAACAGCCTACAATAAAGCAATACGAACTGCCAAGAAATACAGCGAGTGGAGAGCGAAAAGAAGAACGAGTAAAAATGAGTAAAATAAGGCAAGTAATTGCCGCTCGTTTGAAGGCATCGCAAAATACTGCTGCAATACTGACCACGTTCAATGAAATTGACATGAAAAATGTCATGGATCTAAGAGCAAAATATAAGGACGCCTTTGAAAAAAAATATGGAATAAAACTTGGTTTTATGTCGTTTTTTATAAAAGCAGCAGTCCAAGCACTGAAAGAGATTCCTGAAATTAACGCTGAGATCTCAGGCGATGAAATCATATATAAACATTACTATGACATAGGCGTTGCTGTTGGCACTGACAAAGGCCTTGTTGTGCCAGTTATTCGGAGTGCCGATCAGATGTCATTCGCCGAAATTGAGTTGACCTTAGTTGCACTTGGTAAAAAAGCACGCGAGGGTAAGCTGCAAGTGTCAGAAATGGAAGGTGCAACATTTACTATCTCAAACGGCGGAGTATACGGTTCACTTCTTTCCACTCCGATAATAAACCCTCCGCAATCTGGAATACTTGGAATGCATTCAATACAAAACAGGCCAGTTGCCGTGGGCAACTCAATTGAGATCAGACCTATGATGTATATCGCTCTCTCTTATGACCACAGAATAGTTGATGGCAAAGGAGCAGTGACTTTCCTTGTTAAAATAAAAAATTATATAGAAGATCCAAATAGATTAGTTTTGGAAGTATGA
- a CDS encoding FtsK/SpoIIIE family DNA translocase produces MLKRYLKAAVYLSLLIYVYISVFSYNYKDPSLNTATNEKVTNLGGIVGSYLADILVQFLGLTSVTIATTIVYLLIFRPAKRLLKILYLILINLGICAILPQFSLGITARYRHSGIIGNTLIHNCSFYIFVIVTSIGLVGLIGWKRTIYSIFFLFKKIACLFVNVPFLRSHKTAEYSVAPLVVEEKHRTKITTKQQPKEKQKKATEEIFKPSSEFEFPSIHLLSKAEESLQRKQLNEMESNKNLSLLEQVLSDFGVQGKIISVCYGPVVTLYKLEPQAGTKSARVIGLADDIARSMSALSARISIIRGQNAMGIELPNKEREFVMLRDLLESPEYQNASLNLPIALGKEISGKPIIADLTKMPHLLVAGTTGSGKSVAINTMILSLVYRLSPDECKMIMIDPKMLELSIYDAIPHLITPVVTEPKKAVIALKWIVKEMENRYRMMSYLNVRNVINYNQKITEAMNSGTELERVVQIGFNSTTGKPLFEKIPIKMETFPYIVVIVDEMADLMLVAGKEIECSIQRLAQMARAAGIHIIMATQRPSVDVITGVIKANFPTRISFAVTSKIDSRTILGEQGAEQLLGMGDMLYMASGGKIIRIHGPFVSDDEVQDIVDHLKMQGEPNYMEEITKEDENSSTELGDETEDEENDLYNQAVAIIQRDQKVSTSYIQRQLRIGYNRAANIVERMEKEGIVSAPNYSGKREILVE; encoded by the coding sequence ATGCTAAAAAGATATCTAAAAGCAGCAGTATATCTATCGCTCTTAATATATGTATATATATCAGTTTTTAGCTACAACTATAAAGATCCTTCCTTAAACACAGCTACAAATGAGAAAGTGACAAATTTAGGTGGAATAGTAGGTTCATATTTAGCTGATATATTGGTTCAATTTCTCGGATTAACTAGTGTTACAATAGCTACAACCATAGTTTACTTGTTGATCTTTAGGCCAGCAAAAAGGCTGCTGAAAATTCTCTATTTAATATTAATCAATTTAGGGATATGTGCTATACTACCACAATTTTCGCTCGGTATCACTGCAAGGTATAGACACAGTGGAATAATAGGTAATACACTAATTCATAACTGCTCGTTTTATATATTTGTGATAGTAACATCAATAGGTCTTGTAGGACTAATTGGTTGGAAGAGAACAATTTACTCTATATTTTTCCTATTCAAAAAAATAGCTTGCTTATTTGTAAATGTTCCATTCCTCAGATCACATAAAACTGCTGAATATTCAGTTGCACCATTAGTAGTAGAAGAAAAACATAGAACTAAAATCACCACTAAACAACAACCAAAAGAAAAACAGAAAAAAGCTACCGAGGAGATTTTTAAACCTTCTAGTGAGTTCGAGTTTCCAAGTATCCATTTACTTTCTAAAGCAGAAGAGTCTTTGCAGAGAAAGCAGCTGAATGAAATGGAGAGCAATAAAAATTTATCTCTGCTGGAACAAGTCCTGAGTGATTTTGGCGTGCAAGGAAAAATTATCAGTGTATGCTATGGGCCGGTTGTGACTTTATACAAACTTGAACCACAAGCTGGCACGAAATCTGCAAGAGTAATTGGCCTTGCAGATGACATTGCACGTTCAATGAGTGCACTCTCTGCACGTATTTCAATAATTCGTGGGCAAAATGCTATGGGAATAGAGTTGCCGAACAAGGAACGAGAATTCGTAATGCTGCGTGATTTGCTTGAATCACCAGAATACCAAAATGCAAGCTTAAATCTCCCAATTGCGCTTGGCAAAGAAATAAGCGGAAAACCAATTATTGCAGATCTAACCAAAATGCCTCACTTGCTTGTTGCTGGAACCACAGGGTCAGGTAAGTCAGTTGCGATTAACACTATGATTCTTTCACTCGTTTATCGACTCAGTCCTGATGAATGTAAGATGATAATGATTGACCCCAAAATGCTTGAGCTTTCAATATATGATGCAATACCACATCTCATAACGCCAGTGGTAACAGAGCCAAAAAAGGCTGTTATTGCTCTTAAGTGGATAGTGAAAGAAATGGAAAATCGCTATCGCATGATGTCGTATTTAAATGTACGCAATGTAATAAACTATAACCAAAAAATCACAGAAGCAATGAACAGTGGAACAGAATTGGAGCGCGTTGTGCAGATAGGTTTTAACTCAACAACAGGCAAACCTTTGTTTGAAAAAATACCAATCAAGATGGAGACATTTCCGTATATTGTAGTGATTGTAGATGAAATGGCAGATTTGATGCTTGTTGCGGGCAAAGAGATAGAGTGCTCTATTCAGCGTTTGGCGCAAATGGCCAGAGCTGCAGGAATACATATCATAATGGCAACACAACGTCCATCCGTGGATGTGATAACAGGTGTGATAAAAGCAAACTTTCCAACAAGAATCAGTTTTGCTGTTACTTCTAAGATAGATAGCCGCACAATACTTGGCGAACAAGGGGCTGAACAATTGCTTGGTATGGGTGATATGCTCTATATGGCCTCTGGTGGTAAGATTATTCGAATTCACGGCCCATTTGTGAGCGATGATGAGGTACAAGATATAGTTGATCATTTGAAAATGCAAGGTGAGCCAAATTACATGGAGGAAATTACCAAAGAAGATGAAAATTCTTCTACGGAATTGGGTGATGAAACAGAGGATGAAGAAAATGACCTCTACAATCAAGCAGTGGCCATTATTCAAAGGGATCAAAAAGTTTCAACCAGTTACATTCAAAGGCAGCTTAGAATAGGCTATAACAGAGCTGCAAATATCGTTGAAAGAATGGAAAAGGAAGGTATTGTCAGTGCTCCAAATTATTCAGGAAAGAGAGAGATATTAGTAGAATAA